A section of the Falco peregrinus isolate bFalPer1 chromosome 3, bFalPer1.pri, whole genome shotgun sequence genome encodes:
- the DISP3 gene encoding protein dispatched homolog 3 isoform X2 has translation MRKRTSVYSCGFQVLDMDTEDDPLLQDAWLDEEDEEVAFSSRKRREGALLCGKSPCRVRPLRVTLPVSGFWNIVGWVFTNPYCAGFILFLGCAIPAVLAVVMFLHYPALDIDISYNAFEIRNHESSQRFDALALALKSQFGSWGRNRRDLADFTSETLQRLIFEQLQQLHLNASRLRVGARVKRSTLEGRMSSPKPHAHLNPGNRTSRIGRGAPRWDYSGTYISTNTQTHAHWRIELIFLARGDSENNIFTTERLVTIHEVERKIMDHPRFREFCWKPHEVLKDLPLGSYSYCSPPSSLMTYFFPTERGGKIYYDGMGQDLADIQGSLELAMTHPEFYWYVDEGLSAENMKSSLLRSEILFGAPLPNYYSVEDRWEEQRRKFQNFVITYVAMLAKQSTSKVQVLYGGTDLFDYEVRRTFNNDMLLAFISSSCIAVLVYILTSCSVFLSFFGIASIGLSCLVALFLYHIVFGIQYLGILNGVAAFVIVGIGVDDVFVFINTYRQATHLKDLRLRMIHTIQTAGKATFFTSLTTAAAYAANIFSQIPAVHDFGLFMSLIVSCCWVAVLFTMPAALGIWTLYVSPLESSCQTSCSQKCTKKSALHLAEDLFIASEVTSRAGRETLPYLDDDIPLLSVEEEPVSLEMGDVPLVSVMPENLQLPAEKSNRGHLIIHLQELLEHWVLWSAVKSRWVIVGLFLLVLLLSIFFASRLQPASRAPVLFRPDTNIQVLLDLKYNLSAEGISCITCSGLFQEKPHSLQNNIRTSLEKKKRGSGSPWGSKGSISDTGQQDLQGTVYISKSRSKGRPAIYRFSLNASVPAPWQMVSPGDGEVPSFQVYRVPFGNFTRKLTACVSTVGLLKQTSPRKWMMTTLSCDTKRGWKFDFSFYVAAKEQQRTRKLYFAQSHKPPYHGRVCVAPPGCLLSSSPDGPTKGILYVPSEKAPKAKLSATSGFNPCMNTGCGKPAVRPLVDTGAMVFVVFGIRGVNRTRRPDNHVIGDMGSVIYDDSFDLFKEIGNLCRLCKAIASNTELVKPGGAQCLPSGYSISSFLQMLHPECKNIPEPNLLPGQLSHGAVGVKDGKVQWISMAFESTTYKGKSSFQTYADYLKWETFLQQQLQLFPEGSALRHGFQTCEHWKQIFMEIIGVQSALYGLVLSLVICVAAVAVFTTHILLLLPVLLSILGVVCLVVTIMYWSGWEMGAVEAISLSILVGSSVDYCVHLVEGYLLAGENLPLHQAEDPTACRQWRTVEAVRHVGVAIVSSAVTTVIATVPLFFCIIAPFAKFGKIVALNTGVSILYTLTVSTALLSIMGPGTFTRSRTSCLKAVGGVLLAGLLGLCICLALLKSGFKIPLPNGTAL, from the exons GTGCTGGACATGGACACAGAGGATGACCCCTTGTTACAGGACGCCTGGCTAgatgaggaagatgaagagGTAGCCTTCAGCTCCCGGAAGAGGCGAGAGGGTGCTCTGTTGTGTGGGAAAAGCCCATGCAGAGTCAGGCCACTGCGTGTCACACTGCCCGTGTCTGGCTTCTGGAATATTGTTGGCTGGGTATTTACCAACCCGTACTGCGCTGGCTTCATCCTTTTCCTGGGCTGTGCCATCCCTGCTGTGCTTGCTGTTGTCATGTTCCTCCACTACCCAGCCCTGGATATTGACATCTCCTACAATGCTTTTGAGATTCGCAACCACGAGTCCTCTCAGCGCTTTGATGCACTGGCCTTGGCCCTCAAGTCCCAGTTTGGGTCATGGGGGAGGAACCGCCGGGACTTGGCTGACTTTACCTCTGAAACCCTGCAGAGGCTCATCTttgagcagctccagcagcttcaTCTCAATGCTTCCCGTCTCAGGGTTGGCGCACGGGTCAAGCGCAGCACCTTGGAGGGCAGGATGAGCTCCCCCAAGCCCCATGCCCACCTGAACCCTGGAAACCGGACTTCCCGAATCGGGAGGGGTGCCCCACGCTGGGACTACTCCGGCACTTACATCAgcaccaacacacagacacatgccCACTGGCGCATTGAGCTCATTTTTCTGGCTCGGGGGGACTCTGAAAACAACATCTTCACCACTGAGCGCCTGGTTACCATCCATGAGGTTGAGCGCAAGATCATGGACCACCCTCGCTTCCGGGAGTTCTGCTGGAAGCCCCATGAGGTCCTGAAGGACCTGCCTCTGGGTTCCTACTCCTActgctcccctcccagctctcTTATGACCTACTTCTTCCCCACTGAGAGAGGAGGGAAGATCTACTATGATGGCATGGGACAAGACCTTGCTGATATCCAAG GGTCCCTGGAGCTGGCCATGACCCACCCTGAATTCTACTGGTATGTGGATGAGGGCTTGTCTGCTGAGAACATGAAGAGCTCCCTGCTGCGGAGCGAAATCCTCTTTGGGGCACCACTGCCAAACTACTACTCAGTGGAGGACCGCTGGGAGGAGCAGCGCCGCAAGTTCCAGAACTTTGTCATCACCTATGTGGCCATGCTGGCCAAGCAGTCCACAAG CAAAGTCCAGGTGCTGTATGGAGGAACAGATTTGTTTGACTATGAAGTCAGGAGGACTTTCAACAACGACATGTTGCTGGCCTTcatcagcagcagctgcatagCTGTCTTGGTCTACATCCTTACCTCCTGCTCAG TGTTCCTGTCATTCTTTGGCATTGCCAGTATTGGGCTAAGCTGCCTGGTGGCTCTGTTCCTGTACCACATCGTATTTGGGATCCAGTACCTGGGTATACTCAACGGTGTGGCTGCCTTTGTCATTGTGGGGATTG GGGTTGATGATGTCTTTGTTTTCATCAATACCTATCGCCAAGCAACCCACCTCAAGGACCTGCGACTGCGCATGATCCACACCATCCAGACAGCAGGGAAGGCCACCTTCTTCACTTCCTTGACCACGGCTGCAGCATATGCTGCCAACATCTTCTCTCAG ATCCCAGCCGTGCATGACTTTGGACTCTTCATGTCGCTGAttgtgtcctgctgctgggtAGCTGTGCTCTTCACCATGCCAGCTGCTCTTGGAATATGGACTCTTTATGTGTCCCCACTAGAGAGCTCCTGCCAAACCAG CTGTAGTCAGAAGTGCACCAAAAAGAGTGCCTTGCACCTGGCTGAAGATCTCTTCATTGCCTCAGAGGTCACCtccagagcaggcagagagaCGCTTCCCTATCTTGATGATGACATCCCACTGCTCAGTGTGGAGGAGGAGCCCG TCTCCCTGGAAATGGGGGATGTCCCCTTGGTATCTGTGATGCCAGAAAatctgcagcttcctgcagagAAGAGCAACCGGGGTCACTTGATAATTcatctgcaggagctgctggaacACTGGGTGCTGTGGTCTGCAGTGAAGAGCAGATGGGTGATTGTGG GGctctttctccttgttttgctCCTGTCCATATTCTTTGCTAGCCgcctccagccagccagccgTGCTCCAGTCTTGTTCCGGCCAGACACTAACATCCAGGTGCTGTTAGACCTGAAATACAACCTGAGTGCTGAAGGCATCTCCTGCATTACCTGCTCAG GTTTGTTTCAGGAAAAGCCCCACAGTTTGCAGAACAACATCCGAAcctccttggaaaaaaagaagaggggcTCAGGGTCACCTTGGGGAAGCAAAGGGAGCATAAGTGATACAGGGCAGCAAG atctccAGGGGACTGTCTATATCTCCAAGTCCAGAAGCAAAGGAAGGCCAGCCATCTACAGATTCTCGCTCAATGCCAGTGTCCCTGCCCCCTGGCAGATGGTGTCACCAGGAGACGGGGAGGTGCCTTCATTCCAG GTGTATAGAGTGCCTTTCGGTAACTTCACCAGGAAGCTGACAGCTTGTGTGTCCACAGTAGGGCTGCTTAAGCAGACGAGCCCCAGGAAGTGGATGATGACCACCTTGTCCTGTGACACCAAGAGAGGCTGGAAGTTCGACTTCAGTTTCTACGTGGCCGCCAAGGAGCAGCAGCGAACACG GAAACTGTATTTTGCCCAGTCGCACAAGCCCCCTTACCATGGCCGAGTGTGCGTAGCACCTCCTGGCTGTCTTCTCAGCTCTAGCCCAGACGGACCCACCAAAGGCATCCTCTATGTTCCCAGTGAGAAAG CACCCAAAGCAAAGCTGTCAGCCACTTCTGGATTTAATCCTTGCATGAACACAGGCTGTGGGAAGCCAGCGGTGCGGCCACTGGTGGACACAGGAGCCATGGTGTTTGTAGTGTTTGGGATCAGAGGTGTTAATCGCACGAGACGCCCGGACAACCACGTCATCGGGGACATG GGCAGCGTTATCTATGATGACAGCTTTGACCTCTTCAAAGAGATTGGCAACCTGTGCCGCCTCTGCAAAGCCATTGCCAGCAACACTGAGCTGGTGAAGCCAGGAGGGGCTCAGTGCCTGCCCTCTG gTTACAGCATCTCCTCCTTTCTGCAGATGTTGCACCCTGAGTGCAAGAACATCCCTGAGCCAAACCTGCTGCCTGGACAGCTCTCTCATGGGGCAGTGGGGGTGAAGGATGGGAAGGTGCAGTGGATCTCCATGGCATTTGAATCG ACGACCTACAAAGGGAAATCTTCCTTCCAGACTTATGCTGACTACCTGAAATGGGAGACATTCCTGCAGCAGCAACTCCAGCTCTTCCCCGAGGGCTCAGCTCTCCGGCACGGTTTCCAGACCTGTGAGCACTGGAAGCAGATCTTCATGGAGATTATAG GAGTGCAGAGTGCCCTGTATGGTCTCGTCCTCTCGCTGGTTATTTGTGTGGCTGCAGTGGCGGTGTTCACCACTcacatcctcctcctgctgccagtgctgctcagcatttTAG GGGTGGTCTGCTTGGTGGTGACCATCATGTACTGGTCTGGCTGGGAAATGGGAGCCGTGGAAGCCATTTCGCTCTCCATCCTCGTTGGCTCCTCTGTCGATTACTGTGTGCACTTGGTGGAGGGCTACCTGCTGGCAGGGGAAAACCTGCCACTACACCAGGCAGAG GACCCCACAGCCTGCCGCCAGTGGAGGACAGTTGAAGCGGTCCGTCACGTGGGTGTGGCAATTGTCTCGAGCGCCGTCACCACAGTGATTGCCACCGTCCCGCTGTTCTTCTGCATCATTGCCCCTTTCGCTAAGTTTGGGAAGATTGTGGCCCTCAACACAGGAGTCTCCATCCTGTACACACTAACTGTGAGCACGGCCCTGCTGAGCATCATGGGGCCTGGCACCTTCACCCGCAGCAGGACTTCGTGCCTCAAGGCTGTGGGGGGGGTGCTCCTCGCTGGCCTGCTGGGTCTATGCATCTGCCTCGCCCTCCTGAAGAGTGGATTTAAGATCCCTCTCCCTAACGGGACAGCCCTGTAG